A single Gemmatimonadota bacterium DNA region contains:
- a CDS encoding SpoIID/LytB domain-containing protein, with the protein MMLGCPRAEVGGVAGLPGAASAEPMVRVGIGLPQTELSIGGGAGLLLSGPDGGGLTEIPAGSSAEVRGNGTTVRARVGGLSTPAGTVLTVRSVDSLGYIRVNGRDYRGSLMVSSTPAGVLAVNLVSLEDYVAGVVNAEMGRRPAGDSQAVRAQAVISRTVAMRALGRYRVRGYDVVSTISDQAYGGVMTETGAGWAAVRATRGEVLMFGGTVIEAFFHSTCGGSTEAVDEVFSGAAQPYLQSVSDRSPSGAVYCALSPRFRWREEWTGDQLARVVRENARLLGATAEAIGFLGDLQIGGRSPSGRVSDLVMVAAGRMVPIVGQQVIRQVFRTGDGGWLRSAQFSIQASRGGGRIVRLAIDGSGNGHGVGMCQWGAIGRARSGAGYQAILAAYFPGTELRRLY; encoded by the coding sequence ATGATGCTCGGCTGCCCTCGGGCCGAAGTCGGCGGCGTCGCGGGCTTGCCCGGGGCGGCGAGTGCCGAGCCGATGGTGCGGGTTGGCATCGGCCTGCCGCAGACAGAGTTGTCCATCGGAGGCGGGGCAGGTTTGCTGCTTTCCGGCCCCGACGGCGGGGGCTTGACGGAGATTCCCGCCGGATCGAGCGCTGAGGTCAGGGGCAACGGGACGACGGTGCGGGCACGGGTCGGCGGCCTCAGCACGCCGGCGGGAACCGTGCTGACCGTTCGCTCGGTTGACTCGCTCGGCTACATCCGGGTCAACGGCCGAGACTATCGGGGATCCTTGATGGTGTCGTCGACACCGGCCGGTGTGCTGGCCGTGAACTTGGTGTCGCTCGAAGACTACGTTGCCGGCGTGGTGAACGCGGAAATGGGCCGCCGCCCTGCCGGCGACAGTCAAGCGGTGCGAGCTCAGGCGGTCATTTCGCGAACCGTCGCGATGCGGGCGCTGGGGCGATATCGGGTCAGGGGCTATGACGTCGTTAGCACCATCTCCGATCAGGCCTATGGCGGTGTCATGACGGAAACCGGGGCCGGATGGGCGGCGGTCCGGGCAACCCGGGGCGAGGTGTTGATGTTTGGCGGGACCGTGATCGAGGCATTCTTCCACTCGACCTGCGGGGGCAGCACCGAGGCGGTGGATGAGGTGTTCTCGGGTGCGGCCCAGCCCTATTTGCAGTCGGTTTCCGATCGAAGCCCGAGCGGAGCGGTGTATTGCGCGCTGTCACCCCGGTTCCGATGGCGGGAGGAATGGACCGGCGACCAGTTGGCCCGGGTGGTCCGGGAGAACGCCCGGCTCCTCGGGGCAACCGCCGAAGCCATCGGATTCCTCGGCGACCTCCAGATCGGGGGCCGATCGCCATCCGGACGGGTGAGCGACCTCGTCATGGTTGCCGCCGGACGCATGGTGCCGATCGTCGGGCAGCAAGTCATCCGGCAAGTGTTCCGGACCGGGGATGGCGGCTGGCTTCGAAGCGCCCAGTTCTCGATTCAGGCGAGTCGGGGAGGGGGCCGGATCGTCCGCCTGGCCATTGACGGCAGCGGGAACGGTCATGGGGTCGGGATGTGCCAGTGGGGGGCCATTGGCCGGGCCCGCTCGGGGGCCGGCTACCAGGCGATCCTCGCCGCTTATTTTCCGGGTACGGAGCTCCGCCGCCTTTATTGA
- a CDS encoding Gfo/Idh/MocA family oxidoreductase gives MTAAGTVMGSGCASGGPLAGPARGPATRRSSPLIFRVRSSAAFIEGPPMTSVRRSGPHARPSAASPRSPELEGLQPPLRLGIIGAGAIVQVAHLPVLRKTKAVELVALCDSDLVKARALAERTGIPSVYDDFEDLLQHERLEAVLIATPNHLHESHIVAALSAGLHVLVEKPMALTSTGAQKIVRMAEKRDRVVMVGMTHRYRPDVQAVRSFVQAGELGQITSVRASWHLARPARTPLGWREKRSESGGGVMLDLGLTMVDLGLWLAGNPVPARVSASLSRPSGERSVEQSGSAMVVCENGASIFVDVTWRHIGEGERFGAGLRGSKGSAGINPLHVWKEIHGMAHDVSPTGSFSRENAFAASFRAQWAHFLAAAGGRIAMPSLDEQVQVLKVIEAIYRSDADGRDVLL, from the coding sequence TTGACGGCAGCGGGAACGGTCATGGGGTCGGGATGTGCCAGTGGGGGGCCATTGGCCGGGCCCGCTCGGGGGCCGGCTACCAGGCGATCCTCGCCGCTTATTTTCCGGGTACGGAGCTCCGCCGCCTTTATTGAGGGTCCGCCAATGACCAGTGTTCGTCGTTCCGGGCCCCATGCCCGTCCGTCCGCCGCCTCGCCCCGCTCGCCTGAACTCGAAGGGCTCCAGCCCCCGCTCCGGCTTGGCATCATCGGGGCTGGTGCGATCGTTCAAGTGGCCCACCTGCCGGTGCTGCGGAAGACCAAAGCGGTCGAGCTGGTGGCGCTGTGCGATTCGGACTTGGTCAAAGCTCGGGCGTTGGCCGAGCGAACCGGGATTCCGAGCGTTTACGATGATTTCGAGGATCTGCTCCAACATGAGCGGCTGGAGGCCGTTCTGATCGCGACGCCGAACCACCTGCATGAGTCGCACATTGTCGCCGCCCTCTCGGCCGGGCTCCATGTGCTGGTCGAAAAACCGATGGCGCTGACGTCGACCGGGGCCCAGAAGATCGTCCGGATGGCCGAAAAGCGAGATCGGGTGGTCATGGTCGGGATGACCCACCGATACCGGCCCGACGTGCAGGCCGTCCGGAGCTTCGTGCAGGCGGGGGAACTTGGTCAAATCACCAGCGTTCGGGCCAGTTGGCATCTGGCCAGACCGGCCCGGACCCCCCTGGGCTGGCGGGAAAAGCGGAGTGAGTCCGGCGGCGGCGTCATGCTCGATTTGGGCCTCACGATGGTGGACTTGGGCCTCTGGCTCGCGGGGAACCCTGTCCCGGCGCGGGTGAGTGCCAGTCTCAGCCGGCCGAGCGGGGAACGATCGGTCGAGCAGTCCGGCAGCGCCATGGTGGTATGCGAAAACGGGGCCTCGATCTTTGTCGATGTCACCTGGCGGCATATCGGGGAAGGGGAGCGGTTCGGGGCCGGCCTGCGGGGCTCGAAGGGCTCCGCCGGGATCAACCCGCTCCACGTGTGGAAGGAAATCCACGGCATGGCGCACGACGTATCGCCGACGGGCTCGTTCAGCCGCGAGAATGCGTTTGCCGCGTCGTTCCGGGCCCAATGGGCCCACTTCCTGGCGGCGGCCGGCGGCCGGATAGCCATGCCGTCCCTTGATGAGCAGGTCCAGGTTCTCAAGGTCATCGAGGCGATCTACCGCTCCGACGCCGACGGCCGAGACGTGTTGCTGTGA
- a CDS encoding DUF4105 domain-containing protein → MIGFIRAAVFTLGTLQAAGPSPSTQSASVPESGDELTVYLLTFEPGGLVWERFGHNALWIRDRRSGVDWAYDYGRFQFGQTISGVFRFAGRFAAADLRYSMGDGDARSYLAGYQRAGRSIWSQELDLPPAARLALRDFLVWNAKDENKYYQYHYYLDNCSTRIRDALDRVLAGQLKAWAESTTTQMTYRDHTRRTTENSPTTYTLLMLGLGQPVDRALSPWEEMFLPIMLRPYLNQLTVADPDGRRHPLVREERHLVESNRFSVQDRPSNWTLRYLVVGSVFGGILVGLGRLGRRSLGGRLGFGVVSVGWAAGSGLGGVVLVLLWALSDHRFSYWNENVLQLNLAAMALALVLPRAIWRGQARYGQGVRLAAVMAASSALGLILKVLPQMGQNNLEMIALILPAHLGVWLGLRALGPGPSA, encoded by the coding sequence GTGATCGGGTTCATCCGGGCAGCGGTGTTCACCCTTGGTACACTCCAAGCGGCCGGACCGAGCCCGAGTACCCAGTCGGCGTCGGTGCCGGAGAGCGGGGACGAGCTCACCGTCTATCTCCTGACGTTTGAACCTGGTGGATTGGTGTGGGAGCGGTTCGGTCACAACGCCTTGTGGATACGTGACAGGCGGTCTGGCGTGGATTGGGCCTACGACTATGGCCGATTTCAGTTCGGCCAGACAATCAGCGGTGTGTTCCGGTTCGCCGGCCGATTTGCCGCCGCGGATCTGCGTTACTCGATGGGTGACGGCGACGCGCGGAGTTACCTCGCGGGGTACCAGCGGGCTGGTCGCTCGATCTGGTCGCAGGAACTCGATCTGCCCCCGGCAGCCCGGCTGGCGCTCCGAGATTTTCTCGTGTGGAACGCCAAGGACGAGAACAAGTATTACCAGTACCACTACTACCTCGACAACTGTTCGACCCGGATTCGCGACGCCCTGGATCGAGTGCTCGCCGGGCAACTCAAGGCCTGGGCTGAGTCGACCACCACCCAGATGACCTATCGGGACCATACCCGGCGAACCACCGAAAACAGCCCGACGACCTACACCCTGTTGATGCTTGGTCTCGGCCAACCGGTGGACCGGGCGCTGTCACCTTGGGAGGAGATGTTCCTCCCCATCATGCTCCGGCCGTACCTCAACCAGCTGACGGTTGCCGATCCGGATGGGCGCCGGCACCCGTTGGTCCGGGAAGAGCGTCATCTGGTCGAGAGCAACCGTTTCTCGGTTCAGGACCGGCCGTCGAACTGGACGCTTCGATACCTGGTGGTCGGGTCGGTGTTTGGGGGCATTCTGGTCGGGCTCGGGCGGTTAGGGCGGCGTTCCCTGGGTGGTCGGTTGGGATTCGGGGTCGTCTCGGTCGGTTGGGCGGCCGGGTCCGGGCTCGGTGGAGTGGTCTTGGTCCTGCTGTGGGCGTTGAGCGACCACCGATTCAGCTACTGGAACGAGAATGTCCTCCAACTCAACCTTGCGGCCATGGCGCTGGCGTTGGTATTGCCTCGGGCGATCTGGCGAGGGCAAGCCCGGTACGGCCAGGGGGTGAGGCTGGCCGCCGTCATGGCGGCCAGCTCAGCTCTCGGACTCATTTTGAAAGTCCTACCCCAGATGGGACAGAACAACCTGGAGATGATCGCCCTGATCCTCCCGGCACATTTGGGCGTCTGGTTGGGTCTTCGGGCGCTCGGACCCGGTCCGTCAGCGTAG
- a CDS encoding tetratricopeptide repeat protein, which translates to MTPSMTTPRSRHFWTRRCSVGSAWVALSSWSSQLRTSSSVANRRTTMRRIALILLLATAVGGVAHAQDTRPGVAVLPFENGGSYGKDKEDFEALRKGIAGMLLSELSQNPAIRLVDREQIQKLLDEHGLTASNSVDAQTAARLGKLVGARYMIAGTFIDLYGDFRIDARIIDVETSEIIKVVKSDPKLTDRKQMFRVIQSVGERVMDGAKLSPLPAAKAQAVRARNVPTEAVALYSRALLYQDQGDKQRAIEFYDQAIKAFPEYAEARDGLKRLRGG; encoded by the coding sequence ATGACCCCGAGCATGACGACGCCGCGCTCGAGGCACTTCTGGACGAGGCGGTGCAGTGTCGGGAGCGCCTGGGTGGCACTCTCGAGTTGGTCATCGCAGCTGAGGACATCGTCCTCAGTTGCTAACCGAAGGACCACGATGCGACGGATTGCTCTGATACTGCTGTTGGCTACCGCGGTCGGCGGAGTGGCCCACGCCCAAGACACTCGGCCCGGCGTGGCAGTGCTTCCCTTTGAAAACGGCGGAAGCTACGGCAAGGATAAAGAGGACTTCGAGGCCCTCCGGAAGGGAATCGCCGGAATGCTCCTCTCGGAGCTCTCCCAGAATCCGGCGATCCGGCTGGTTGACCGGGAGCAAATCCAGAAGTTGCTCGACGAGCATGGCCTCACCGCTTCCAACAGTGTCGACGCGCAGACCGCCGCCAGGCTCGGCAAGCTGGTCGGCGCCCGCTACATGATTGCCGGGACGTTCATCGACCTGTACGGCGATTTTCGGATCGACGCCCGGATCATCGATGTCGAAACGAGCGAGATCATCAAGGTTGTCAAAAGTGACCCGAAGCTCACCGATCGAAAACAGATGTTCCGGGTCATTCAGTCGGTTGGGGAGCGGGTGATGGACGGGGCCAAACTTTCGCCCCTACCGGCCGCGAAGGCCCAGGCCGTCCGCGCTCGGAACGTTCCGACCGAAGCGGTGGCCCTCTATAGCCGGGCCCTGCTCTACCAGGACCAGGGTGACAAGCAACGGGCCATTGAATTCTACGATCAAGCGATTAAGGCGTTCCCCGAGTACGCCGAGGCGCGCGATGGCCTGAAGCGGCTTCGGGGCGGCTGA
- a CDS encoding MBL fold metallo-hydrolase: MSSKIPINFERPPGGGRVPLSIRFWGTRGSIPTPGPRTVRYGGNTPCVTIEDGQGHRLILDAGSGIRPLGKHLNWSAKTAQNLVVLLSHTHWDHIQGLPFFSPLYTAGNAIRILGPRSAGAPLATTLRSQMAPAVFPVPLTAIGAALEVDEIKSPEFSTPGFSVQSVSLCHPAPTLGFGIRPAAGGPSVSYLTDNELAGAEAARIRPELVRFLHRTDTLIHDAMYSETEVASRLGWGHSSAAQATELALEAEVRRLVLFHHDPEHDDAALEALLDEAVQCRERLGGTLELVIAAEDIVLSC, from the coding sequence TTGTCATCCAAGATCCCGATCAACTTCGAACGGCCGCCCGGCGGGGGTAGGGTGCCGCTCTCGATCCGATTTTGGGGCACTCGCGGGTCGATCCCGACGCCGGGGCCTCGAACCGTCCGGTACGGCGGAAACACCCCCTGCGTCACGATCGAGGATGGCCAAGGGCATCGCCTGATCCTCGACGCCGGTTCCGGCATTCGTCCCCTCGGCAAACACCTGAACTGGTCCGCAAAGACCGCCCAAAACCTGGTGGTGCTCCTCTCCCACACCCATTGGGATCACATTCAGGGCCTTCCCTTCTTTAGCCCGCTCTACACCGCCGGCAACGCGATCCGAATTCTCGGCCCCCGCTCCGCCGGCGCGCCGCTGGCAACGACCCTTCGGTCCCAGATGGCCCCAGCGGTCTTTCCGGTACCGCTGACAGCCATTGGCGCCGCGCTGGAAGTGGACGAAATCAAGTCCCCAGAGTTTTCGACACCGGGGTTTTCCGTCCAAAGTGTCTCGCTCTGTCACCCGGCGCCAACTCTTGGATTCGGAATCCGGCCCGCCGCCGGGGGCCCTTCGGTTAGCTATTTGACCGACAACGAGTTAGCTGGAGCCGAGGCAGCCAGAATCAGGCCGGAACTTGTCCGCTTCTTGCATCGTACCGATACGCTGATCCATGACGCGATGTATTCCGAAACCGAGGTTGCCTCTCGGCTCGGGTGGGGCCACTCGAGCGCGGCGCAGGCCACCGAGTTGGCGCTCGAAGCCGAGGTCCGAAGGCTGGTCCTGTTCCACCATGACCCCGAGCATGACGACGCCGCGCTCGAGGCACTTCTGGACGAGGCGGTGCAGTGTCGGGAGCGCCTGGGTGGCACTCTCGAGTTGGTCATCGCAGCTGAGGACATCGTCCTCAGTTGCTAA
- a CDS encoding Crp/Fnr family transcriptional regulator: MSIPSSDFLKAIPLFRHLGEEELLALAGLLRESVLAKGTVIVTQGDPGDTLFLIADGQVKVAVFGEDGREVILSVLTEGRFFGEMALLDDEPRSAHVIAMTDASLWQLRRDDFRSRLRASPDLAIAMLRELSRRLRRADETIASLALLDVNGRIAHLLLGMAREEGGNRITRKMTHATIAQMVGASRETVSRTMRSLAIRGVIVMNRKEIVIQDPDQLRTAARRG, from the coding sequence ATGTCCATCCCGAGCTCTGACTTCCTCAAGGCGATCCCGCTCTTCCGCCATCTCGGCGAAGAGGAACTCCTGGCGCTGGCCGGCTTGCTCCGAGAGAGCGTGCTGGCCAAGGGCACCGTGATCGTGACCCAGGGCGACCCCGGCGATACCCTCTTCCTCATCGCCGACGGACAGGTCAAGGTCGCCGTGTTCGGAGAAGATGGCCGCGAAGTCATCCTGTCCGTGTTGACCGAGGGCAGGTTCTTCGGCGAAATGGCCCTCCTCGATGACGAACCCCGCTCGGCGCACGTCATCGCCATGACGGATGCCAGTTTGTGGCAACTGCGCCGGGATGATTTTCGGAGCCGGCTCCGGGCCTCGCCCGATTTGGCGATCGCCATGCTCCGGGAACTCTCCCGCCGGCTTCGCCGGGCCGATGAGACTATCGCGAGCCTCGCCCTGCTCGACGTCAACGGTCGGATCGCCCATCTCCTCCTCGGCATGGCCCGCGAAGAAGGTGGCAACCGGATTACCAGGAAAATGACCCACGCCACCATTGCTCAGATGGTCGGTGCCAGCCGGGAAACCGTGTCCAGAACGATGCGAAGCCTCGCGATTCGGGGGGTCATCGTCATGAACCGGAAGGAAATTGTCATCCAAGATCCCGATCAACTTCGAACGGCCGCCCGGCGGGGGTAG
- a CDS encoding 50S ribosomal protein L31 has protein sequence MKPNLHPMYNKIMTKCACGNTFETRSTSAAISVEVCSVCHPYYTGKQRLLDTAGRVDRFRRKYGAAEAQPAAKE, from the coding sequence GTGAAGCCGAATCTGCATCCGATGTACAACAAGATCATGACCAAATGTGCGTGCGGGAACACGTTCGAAACCCGCTCCACCTCGGCCGCGATCAGCGTCGAAGTTTGCTCGGTCTGCCATCCCTATTACACCGGCAAGCAGCGCTTGCTCGACACCGCCGGTCGGGTTGACCGGTTCCGCCGGAAGTACGGGGCCGCGGAGGCTCAGCCAGCCGCGAAGGAGTAG
- a CDS encoding peptide chain release factor 1 has protein sequence MEAKLRQVIQRAEEVERELSEPDLAKDPARLTALGREHSRLAPIVRLGKQYLQLHDELAQARELIASDDPEMSALAFADAGGLQVEMAGLETRLEDLLVPPDPLEDRSAILEIRAGTGGDEAALFAADLLRMYTRFAERNGLKVEPMSVSDGTLGGIREAIVVVKGVQAYGLLRRESGVHRVQRVPATETQGRIHTSAATVAVLPEAEEVDVKIDPQDLRIDVFRSSGPGGQSVNTTDSAVRITHLPTGLVVSQQDQKSQLQNKLKGMEVLRARLLDKMISEQESARARDRKAMVGTGDRSGKIRTYNYSQSRVTDHRINQSFHNLAEILDGRLDELVKALRLASREEAADG, from the coding sequence GTGGAGGCCAAACTCCGCCAGGTGATTCAGCGGGCGGAGGAGGTCGAGCGTGAGTTGTCCGAGCCGGACCTCGCGAAAGATCCTGCCCGGTTGACCGCCCTTGGGCGCGAGCATTCTCGACTCGCGCCCATTGTGCGTCTTGGAAAGCAGTATCTGCAGTTGCATGACGAACTGGCCCAGGCCAGGGAGTTGATCGCGTCTGATGATCCGGAAATGTCGGCGTTAGCGTTTGCCGACGCCGGGGGCCTGCAGGTCGAGATGGCGGGGTTGGAAACCCGGTTGGAAGACCTCCTGGTTCCACCGGACCCGCTGGAAGACCGGAGCGCCATCCTCGAAATCCGTGCCGGTACCGGGGGCGATGAGGCGGCCTTGTTTGCCGCGGACCTCCTTCGGATGTATACCCGGTTCGCCGAGCGCAACGGTCTGAAAGTCGAACCGATGTCGGTCAGCGATGGAACGTTAGGCGGAATCCGGGAAGCCATCGTGGTGGTTAAGGGCGTCCAGGCGTATGGCTTGCTCCGGCGCGAGTCCGGCGTTCATCGCGTCCAACGGGTCCCCGCGACGGAAACCCAGGGACGGATTCATACCTCTGCCGCGACCGTGGCGGTCCTTCCCGAGGCGGAAGAAGTCGATGTGAAGATCGATCCGCAGGACCTCCGGATCGATGTGTTTCGGTCCTCGGGACCCGGCGGGCAGAGCGTCAACACGACCGACAGCGCCGTCCGGATCACCCACTTGCCCACCGGGCTCGTGGTCTCGCAGCAGGATCAGAAGTCGCAACTCCAGAACAAACTCAAAGGGATGGAAGTGTTGCGGGCGCGGCTCCTCGACAAGATGATCTCCGAACAGGAGTCAGCCCGGGCCCGCGATCGGAAGGCGATGGTGGGAACCGGAGACCGATCGGGGAAGATCCGGACCTATAACTATTCCCAGAGCCGGGTGACCGATCACCGGATCAACCAGTCGTTCCACAACCTCGCGGAAATCCTGGACGGCCGACTCGACGAATTGGTCAAGGCGCTCCGGCTGGCCAGCCGCGAGGAAGCAGCCGATGGCTGA
- the prmC gene encoding peptide chain release factor N(5)-glutamine methyltransferase, with amino-acid sequence MAEGIMERRLTVQGALDAATETLAKAGIEGPRRDATRLLGDLLDLTPAEVMLERGSVIEPDRRRWINRAVERRAAGEPLAYVTGITGFRTLVLRSDPRALIPRPETEGIVDRALALAAGGVALDVGTGTGCLALSLRAEGRYQRVFAVDIDRKALGLADHNRRHLGLEIDLVLGDLGTAVASGSVDLVVSNPPYVSESEYAQLGPEVRDFEPRLALASGVDGLDASRRLLHDGLRVLRPGGWMIMEVASARGEALHGLAYALGWRDLRVDEDLFGRPRYLVARREVGT; translated from the coding sequence ATGGCTGAGGGCATCATGGAGCGCCGGTTGACCGTCCAGGGTGCCCTCGATGCCGCGACGGAGACATTGGCCAAGGCCGGGATCGAAGGTCCCCGACGCGATGCGACTCGCCTCCTGGGTGATCTCTTGGATCTGACTCCGGCCGAGGTGATGTTGGAGCGCGGGTCGGTGATCGAGCCCGACCGGCGCCGCTGGATCAACCGGGCGGTGGAGCGGCGGGCGGCGGGCGAGCCGCTGGCCTACGTCACCGGTATCACGGGCTTCCGGACTTTGGTGCTCCGCTCGGATCCGCGGGCCCTGATTCCGCGCCCCGAAACCGAAGGGATCGTCGACCGGGCGCTCGCGCTCGCAGCCGGGGGCGTTGCGCTGGACGTGGGCACCGGCACCGGCTGTCTGGCGCTCTCGCTCCGGGCGGAGGGACGGTATCAGCGGGTATTCGCCGTGGACATCGACCGGAAGGCGCTCGGCTTGGCCGATCACAATCGCCGCCATCTTGGGCTCGAGATCGACTTGGTGCTCGGCGACCTCGGCACGGCGGTGGCTTCGGGGTCGGTTGATTTGGTGGTGTCGAATCCACCCTACGTATCCGAGTCGGAGTATGCGCAATTGGGGCCCGAGGTTCGGGACTTCGAACCGCGGCTCGCGCTGGCCAGTGGGGTGGACGGACTGGACGCGTCCCGACGGTTGCTTCACGATGGACTCCGCGTGCTTCGGCCCGGAGGATGGATGATCATGGAGGTCGCTTCGGCCAGGGGTGAGGCGCTCCACGGCTTGGCGTACGCACTGGGTTGGCGCGACCTCCGCGTCGACGAGGATCTCTTTGGGCGGCCGCGGTACTTGGTAGCGCGGCGGGAGGTGGGAACATGA
- a CDS encoding YlbF family regulator — protein MIEERATELGRLIGQSNEYQAMRRAETAMKSDPDIVAKLDSIQSLAKRIDQQVAQGQMPEEATTTEYEEAVRALELSVVGQAYVVARANFDKLMGRVNQQIAAGMERGATSSIITLG, from the coding sequence ATGATTGAAGAACGGGCAACGGAATTGGGCCGCCTCATCGGCCAATCGAACGAGTATCAGGCCATGCGGCGGGCTGAAACGGCCATGAAGAGCGACCCGGACATCGTGGCCAAGCTCGACAGCATTCAATCGTTGGCCAAACGGATCGATCAACAGGTGGCCCAGGGCCAGATGCCAGAGGAAGCCACCACGACCGAGTACGAAGAGGCGGTCCGGGCTCTCGAGTTGTCGGTGGTGGGCCAAGCGTATGTCGTGGCGCGGGCCAACTTCGATAAGCTGATGGGCCGGGTCAACCAGCAAATCGCCGCCGGGATGGAGCGAGGGGCAACGAGCAGCATCATCACGTTGGGATAA
- the tmk gene encoding dTMP kinase, whose translation MAGFFVVLEGPEGAGKTTLAQDLGRRLLAVGLDPLMVREPGGTPAAEALRHELLHDGRAWTPDAELLYMCTARADLVAKLIRPALDRGRVVVSDRFDLSTRAYQGAGRGLPMAHVDWVNRAATGGLTPDLTVVLDVPPEVGEVRQLQQGKVRDRLDRESLDFHRRVRTAYHEATGPGLMHLDATVSPAMLSERVWEILGSVRADLFGTGGKKAL comes from the coding sequence ATGGCCGGTTTCTTTGTAGTGCTCGAAGGACCGGAAGGGGCCGGGAAGACGACGCTGGCCCAGGACCTCGGTCGTCGGTTGCTGGCGGTTGGCCTGGACCCGCTGATGGTTCGGGAACCCGGCGGGACTCCGGCCGCCGAGGCCTTGCGACACGAGTTGCTCCACGACGGCCGAGCCTGGACGCCGGACGCGGAACTGCTCTATATGTGCACCGCTCGGGCGGATCTCGTCGCCAAACTGATTCGCCCGGCGCTCGACCGGGGCCGAGTCGTCGTGTCGGATCGATTCGACCTCTCGACTCGGGCCTACCAGGGCGCCGGTCGGGGGCTCCCGATGGCCCATGTCGATTGGGTCAACCGGGCTGCAACGGGGGGGCTCACCCCAGATCTGACCGTGGTCCTCGACGTGCCACCGGAGGTCGGCGAGGTCCGCCAGCTCCAGCAGGGCAAGGTTCGTGACCGCCTCGACCGGGAGTCCTTGGATTTCCATCGCCGGGTCCGCACCGCCTATCACGAGGCGACCGGGCCCGGATTGATGCATCTGGACGCCACGGTCTCGCCCGCGATGCTGTCCGAACGGGTGTGGGAAATCCTCGGCAGCGTCCGGGCCGATCTCTTCGGCACCGGCGGGAAAAAGGCATTGTGA